A stretch of Spirosoma oryzicola DNA encodes these proteins:
- a CDS encoding OmpA family protein: MIRIGSLVALCWLLTNTTFAQSVSKQADRQFEQLAYARAVDLYEQALGSPASLSDSERRTAKVRLGYSYHQIHDTKNAERVYRELLAEGELPVEYSQSYLYYAQALASNGKYREAQQIYEKYTKTQTDDKRGSSFSTLYRDMTPMTSNADSYDVEFLGLNTRKAEFSPVLYKGGLVFVSAGEANGIKRVFKWNSTPFLDLYYLPEAESLRGVKSARVGGSVPAAKKAPRTTLVRPLGSDDYTAQTANDSRTVGYFGGNNINAGMGYSQEAVSESDRFSRTLNSKYHEGPATFTRDGVRVIFTRNNYNDGKYRKSTDGVNKLKLYTSTQVDGYWGKVDELSFNSDEFSTGHPALSPDDKLLYFSSDRPGGFGGTDIYVSKWENGKWSDPINLGKTINTKGNEMFPFVDANGNLYVASDGQPGLGGLDIFYAQLTTDGLQVKNVQNVGEPLNSPQDDFGIVTDANRKAGYFSSNRKNGGADDDIYRFTREGPTNPCRELMVSVVDAVSKQPLANTSVTIDGGSRGSDKQLKTDAEGAMRVCIDTESEFKFLASREGYVDSKIGFSIKDLADDQPSRLEISLTKSDEDATTMHGIITAQNQKKPIAGVKVVLINECDGTTQETTTGADGSYEFTAKSGCDYAIQATKAGMGTSGGRITKDGTGSADLTMFRKGDIIKIDNIYYDLNKATIRPDAAVELDKVAELMTKYPTMRIEMRSHTDSRATASYNKTLSSNRAKAAVDYLKKKGVAAKRMTANGYGENLPLNKCKDGVNCSEDEHQQNRRTEIKILNL; the protein is encoded by the coding sequence ATGATACGAATAGGCTCACTTGTAGCGCTATGTTGGCTGCTTACCAACACCACATTTGCCCAGTCAGTCAGTAAGCAGGCCGACCGTCAATTTGAGCAATTGGCGTACGCGCGGGCAGTCGATCTTTACGAACAGGCGCTGGGTAGTCCCGCATCATTATCGGATAGTGAACGACGGACGGCCAAAGTCAGACTCGGCTACAGTTATCACCAGATTCACGATACCAAAAATGCGGAGCGGGTTTATCGTGAACTGCTGGCGGAGGGTGAACTTCCCGTTGAATACAGTCAAAGCTATCTTTATTACGCGCAGGCGCTGGCCAGTAACGGAAAATACCGGGAGGCTCAGCAGATTTACGAAAAGTATACTAAAACGCAGACGGATGATAAGCGGGGGTCTTCGTTTTCTACGCTTTATCGGGATATGACTCCGATGACGAGTAACGCCGACAGCTACGACGTTGAGTTTCTCGGTTTGAATACCCGTAAAGCCGAATTTAGTCCGGTACTTTACAAAGGAGGACTGGTGTTTGTATCGGCAGGGGAGGCTAATGGAATCAAGCGTGTGTTCAAATGGAACAGTACCCCCTTTCTGGATCTCTATTATTTGCCTGAGGCAGAAAGTCTTCGCGGTGTAAAATCGGCTCGGGTAGGAGGATCGGTTCCGGCGGCTAAGAAAGCGCCCAGGACGACCCTTGTTCGACCGCTCGGCAGTGACGATTATACGGCGCAAACGGCTAACGACTCGCGAACCGTCGGCTATTTCGGTGGTAACAATATCAACGCGGGGATGGGTTATAGCCAGGAAGCGGTTAGTGAGTCTGACCGCTTTAGCCGGACGCTGAATAGTAAATACCACGAAGGGCCAGCTACGTTTACCCGAGACGGCGTGCGGGTGATTTTCACTCGGAATAACTACAATGATGGGAAGTATCGTAAAAGCACCGACGGGGTCAACAAACTAAAACTGTATACGTCTACGCAGGTAGATGGCTATTGGGGCAAAGTAGACGAGCTATCGTTTAATAGTGATGAGTTCTCAACGGGGCATCCCGCACTTTCTCCCGACGATAAGCTTCTGTACTTTTCCTCTGACCGGCCCGGTGGCTTTGGCGGCACCGATATCTACGTCTCGAAATGGGAGAATGGAAAGTGGTCAGATCCGATAAATCTAGGCAAAACAATCAATACCAAGGGCAACGAAATGTTTCCGTTTGTCGATGCCAACGGGAACCTGTACGTAGCCTCCGATGGGCAGCCCGGCTTGGGTGGCCTGGACATCTTTTATGCGCAATTGACGACCGATGGCTTGCAGGTAAAGAACGTACAGAATGTTGGCGAGCCATTGAATTCACCCCAGGACGACTTTGGCATCGTAACCGACGCGAACCGCAAAGCGGGCTATTTTAGCAGTAACCGCAAGAATGGCGGAGCGGATGATGATATCTATCGCTTCACGCGCGAGGGACCAACGAATCCGTGTCGGGAGTTGATGGTAAGCGTCGTCGATGCGGTATCCAAACAGCCGTTGGCCAATACATCCGTGACTATCGATGGGGGCAGCAGGGGAAGCGACAAACAGCTTAAAACGGATGCCGAAGGCGCAATGCGTGTTTGCATCGATACCGAAAGCGAGTTTAAGTTCTTGGCAAGCCGGGAAGGTTACGTGGATAGTAAGATCGGTTTTTCCATAAAAGACTTGGCGGACGACCAGCCTTCTCGCCTGGAGATTTCGCTTACGAAGTCGGACGAGGATGCAACGACAATGCACGGGATTATAACCGCTCAGAATCAGAAAAAACCGATAGCAGGGGTCAAGGTTGTCTTGATCAACGAATGCGATGGAACGACGCAGGAAACAACGACGGGCGCTGATGGCAGTTACGAGTTCACCGCAAAATCGGGTTGTGATTACGCCATTCAGGCAACCAAAGCCGGTATGGGCACCAGCGGGGGGCGGATTACCAAAGACGGTACGGGCTCCGCTGATCTGACCATGTTCCGGAAAGGCGATATCATCAAGATCGATAACATTTACTACGATCTAAACAAGGCAACGATTCGCCCGGATGCTGCCGTTGAACTTGATAAAGTGGCCGAGCTGATGACCAAATACCCGACGATGCGAATCGAAATGCGGTCGCATACCGACAGTCGCGCTACGGCAAGCTACAATAAAACCTTGTCGAGCAATCGGGCTAAAGCCGCTGTCGATTACCTGAAAAAGAAAGGCGTAGCCGCTAAACGCATGACGGCAAATGGGTACGGAGAAAATCTTCCGTTGAATAAATGTAAAGATGGTGTCAACTGCTCAGAAGATGAACATCAGCAAAACCGCCGGACAGAAATTAAAATTTTAAACCTGTAG
- a CDS encoding PorP/SprF family type IX secretion system membrane protein, giving the protein MLMLLSVGSRPLLAQQDKMFSQYMFNMLALNPAYAGSRDVLSMSALYRNQWTGVEGAPQTATFTMDMPLNRERVGIGLQLYGDKFGPVQEAGGFASYAFRIKVGSRSTLALGLQAGAASYNVNLADVRTGPTGTQIDPAFASNITKLLPNFGTGIYLSNDRSYLSLSVPRLIKNKLSEYNVGNVISTQRRHAYLAAGFVVGLSPAIKLKPSLLVKYAEGAPLGFDGNLNIWFADRIAIGASIRRNQFSDWSNVGTDALVGMLEVQLTDQFRFGYAYDRTMNNFKDVAPSSHEIMLRYEFGFGKNRVLTPRYF; this is encoded by the coding sequence ATGCTGATGCTTCTAAGCGTCGGCAGCCGTCCACTGCTGGCTCAGCAGGACAAGATGTTCTCGCAGTACATGTTTAACATGTTGGCGTTAAACCCAGCCTACGCCGGTAGTCGCGATGTGCTGAGCATGTCGGCGCTCTACCGCAACCAGTGGACCGGCGTGGAAGGAGCCCCCCAAACCGCTACCTTCACGATGGACATGCCCCTCAACCGGGAGCGAGTGGGTATTGGCCTGCAACTCTACGGCGATAAGTTCGGACCCGTTCAGGAAGCGGGCGGGTTTGCCTCGTATGCATTCCGGATCAAGGTTGGTTCCCGCTCAACGCTGGCTCTGGGCTTGCAGGCCGGAGCTGCCAGCTACAACGTTAACCTGGCGGATGTACGAACCGGTCCTACTGGCACCCAGATCGATCCTGCTTTTGCCAGTAACATTACCAAGCTGCTGCCCAACTTTGGAACGGGTATCTACCTCAGCAACGATCGCTCGTACCTGAGCCTGTCGGTGCCTCGCCTGATCAAAAATAAGTTGAGCGAATACAATGTGGGGAATGTCATTTCGACGCAGCGTCGTCATGCTTATCTGGCAGCTGGTTTTGTGGTGGGTTTAAGTCCGGCGATCAAGTTAAAGCCTTCGCTGTTGGTTAAGTACGCTGAGGGAGCGCCCCTGGGCTTTGACGGTAACCTGAACATCTGGTTTGCCGATCGGATAGCCATCGGAGCTTCCATTCGTCGGAATCAGTTCAGTGATTGGAGCAATGTAGGTACCGATGCGCTGGTTGGGATGCTGGAAGTACAGCTGACGGATCAGTTTCGGTTTGGGTACGCTTATGATCGGACAATGAACAACTTCAAGGATGTAGCGCCCAGTTCACACGAAATCATGCTGCGGTATGAGTTCGGCTTTGGCAAGAATCGTGTTCTGACACCCCGGTATTTCTAA